From the genome of Argentina anserina chromosome 4, drPotAnse1.1, whole genome shotgun sequence, one region includes:
- the LOC126791693 gene encoding uncharacterized protein LOC126791693 yields MDALQRLEDAAENEGLEVTQEVRNQFFNTVLGPEKRNRVRGYGCGANWVDVPGIVTQKNGLKNQIRDLTLAYEAQRAANENREADMAQKLQESAEREEALKNSLGVVNKKLEQLEAQVAANPLTQIFAAAGINMDSLDLSRLMTFLKKPDNPEASCHLNGQTAQHIRQGCPPC; encoded by the exons ATG gatgcattgcaAAGACTTGAAGATGCAGCTGAAAATGAAGGCCTTGAAGTAACCCAAGAAGTTCGGAATCAATTCTTCAACACGGTGTTGGGCCCTGAGAAGCGTAACAGAGTGAGAGGATATGGTTGTGGTGCCAATTGGGTTGATGTTCCGGGCATTGTTACACAAAAGAATGGGTTGAAAAATCAAATTAGAGACTTGACGTTGGCTTATGAAGCACAACGTGCCGCAAATGAGAATAGAGAAGCAGATATGGCCCAAAAGCTACAAGAATCAGCCGAGAGGGAAGAGGCCTTGAAAAATTCTCTTGGAGTCGTGAACAAGAAATTGGAACAATTGGAAGCACAAGTTGCCGCTAATCCCTTGACACAAATATTTGCCGCAGCAGGAATTAATATGGATTCTCTGGACCTAAGCCGTCTCATGACTTTCCTCAAGAAGCCGGACAATCCTGAAGCAAGTTGTCATTTGAATGGCCAAACGGCTCAACATATCAGACAAGGCTGCCCTCCTTGTTAG
- the LOC126792127 gene encoding uncharacterized protein LOC126792127, whose protein sequence is MDKEWVFLDSRSDEFMDGLRAFINNALEVCSFEGKIKCPCVECYNCGWKTPEEVQEHLKVDGMWPDYVNSRWKWHGEPLPMPNVGEPLLGDADIGAMLRDAFGMHGPNNDDNVEEEDAPPPNLNPDAENFYRLIEEGRSELYPGCGKSKLDFILQVYQHKTTNSWTDESFTGLLDLLKAFFPQADLPATFSKTRKIVTDLALPCVKIDACPKDCMLFWKRDIALRKCKHCGASRYKSRTKIGRPRVAHKVLRYFPLGPRLQRLYMSCHTAEDMVWHSKENSDDEVLRHPADSPAWKHIDRMHPSFASEPRNVRLGLASDGFNPFGMMSLSHSTWPVVMSVYNLPPWLCMKQPYLMLSLLIPGPKSPGKDIDVYLQPLVEELKSLWDQGIPTYDAFKKETFNMRAAVMWTINDFPAYAMLSGWSTKGKLACPNCAFSTKCTWLKHGRKPCYLGNRRFLSRDHKYRMFKKPFDGNIELDPPPIPMTGSECLDSLDGLEFEYGKRDTKKVMKRKRGKKGKRKRKYSGPWKKKSIFYDLPYWKDLLLRHNLDVMHIEKNVTESVIGTLLGMVGKDKDSLNARLDLKELNCKPKYHPKRVGGRWVYDPMPFTLTPAEKSLICEILSLVLLPDGFASNIARCVRKAEKNLTGMKSHDLHILMQYLLPLAIRHLPKEAKSVLLELSSFFRNLCTKVGTKEHFEDLSRRIAITLCHLERLMPPSFFDVMVHLTVHLAEEAKIGGPVQFRWMYPIERYLHTLKKYVRNRSRPEGSIAVGYIIEETLGFCALYYGDEMVTKRNRPGRNADASGSGTREGMSIFAGHGRHLGSQQLIHLEHLEWERAHRAVLFSCPEVEDYISRHEREVIGNKNPRETRKAAQARAHMEFPEWFRTEIQSKIAEGVQIPEDLQALARGPSHWAGRWKSYIVNGFRFKVKSIDVDRNTQNSGVFVRAMEHTYASAEDRNPRAALLDYYGVVKDIIQLDYYCGRKVVLFDCDWIDGRVRDRYMKIDEDGFVLVNFKHLLPGPDTYTLASNANQLFYVKDPTQPDWHVAVRTKPRDLFDMGHLTKDDIAAPQNLERLLVSDEDVQVRTGMPEIVVQ, encoded by the exons ATGGATAAAGAGTGGGTATTTCTTGATAGCAGAAGTGATGAATTTATGGACGGATTGCGTGCATTTATCAACAACGCCTTGGAAGTTTGTAGTTTTGAGGGCAAGATCAAGTGTCCATGTGTAGAATGTTACAATTGTGGTTGGAAAACGCCGGAAGAGGTCCAAGAACATCTTAAAGTAGATGGCATGTGGCCGGATTATGTTAACTCACGCTGGAAGTGGCATGGCGAGCCATTACCAATGCCTAACGTAGGAGAGCCTCTCTTAGGTGATGCTGATATAGGTGCTATGCTCCGTGATGCATTTGGCATGCATGGTCCTAATAATGATGACAATGTTGAAGAGGAAGATGCACCTCCACCAAACCTGAACCCCGATGCTGAAAACTTCTACCGTTTGATTGAAGAAGGTAGAAGTGAATTATACCCAGGTTGTGGGAAGTCCAAACTTGATTTCATACTACAGGTATATcaacacaaaacaacaaactcTTGGACTGATGAATCTTTCACAG GTTTGTTGGATTTGTTAAAAGCTTTCTTCCCTCAAGCAGACCTTCCTGCCACTTTCAGCAAAACAAGGAAGATTGTAACTGATTTGGCATTGCCCTGTGTGAAGATAGATGCATGCCCTAAGGATTGTATGTTGTTCTGGAAAAGAGATATTGCACTTCGTAAGTGCAAACACTGTGGGGCAAGTCGCTACAAGTCCAGAACCAAGATTGGACGTCCTAGAGTTGCTCACAAGGTACTGCGTTATTTTCCATTGGGACCTCGGCTTCAACGTCTTTACATGTCATGCCATACAGCTGAGGATATGGTTTGGCATTCTAAAGAAAATTCTGATGATGAGGTGCTAAGACATCCTGCCGATTCACCTGCTTGGAAACATATTGACAGAATGCATCCAAGCTTTGCATCTGAGCCACGAAATGTTCGTCTTGGCCTAGCAAGTGATGGATTTAATCCTTTTGGTATGATGAGTCTATCCCATAGCACATGGCCAGTTGTGATGTCTGTCTACAATCTTCCCCCGTGGCTGTGTATGAAACAACCTTACTTGATGCTTTCATTGCTGATTCCTGGTCCAAAAAGTCCTGGAAAAGATATAGATGTATACTTGCAGCCTTTAGTAGAAGAGTTGAAAAGTTTGTGGGACCAAGGGATACCAACTTATGATGCATTCAAGAAAGAGACTTTTAACATGCGTGCCGCAGTTATGTGGACTATCAACGACTTTCCAGCATATGCTATGTTATCTGGTTGGAGCACTAAAGGAAAATTAGCCTGTCCGAATTGTGCATTCAGCACCAAATGTACTTGGCTAAAACATGGGCGAAAGCCATGCTACCTGGGAAATCGTCGCTTTCTTTCAAGGGATCATAAGTATCGCATGTTTAAGAAACCCTTCGACGGTAACATTGAGCTAGATCCACCACCAATTCCTATGACAGGATCAGAATGTCTGGATTCATTAGATGGACTGGAGTTTGAATATGGCAAGCGAGATACTAAAAAGGTAATGAAAcgaaaaagaggaaaaaagggaaaaaggaagagaaagtACTCTGGTCcatggaagaagaaaagcaTATTTTATGATCTTCCATATTGGAAGGACCTGCTTTTACGGCACAATCTCGATGTAATGCACATCGAGAAAAATGTCACTGAAAGTGTGATAGGAACCTTATTGGGTATGGTTGGCAAAGACAAGGATTCCCTAAATGCACGCTTGGACTTGAAAGAACTTAATTGTAAGCCTAAGTACCACCCAAAACGAGTTGGAGGTCGCTGGGTGTATGACCCTATGCCTTTCACTTTAACGCCGGCTGAAAAATCGTTGATTTGTGAGATATTATCTCTTGTTCTGCTTCCTGATGGGTTTGCTTCCAATATTGCAAGATGTGTAAGGAAAGCTGAAAAGAATCTCACTGGAATGAAAAGTCATGACCTGCATATCCTAATGCAGTATTTACTTCCCTTGGCAATCCGTCATTTACCAAAAGAAGCCAAATCTGTCTTGCTAGAGCTTAGTTCATTTTTCAGAAATCTATGTACTAAAGTTGGAACCAAAGAACATTTTGAAGATTTGAGCAGACGAATTGCCATTACATTGTGTCATCTGGAGAGGTTAATGCCGCCATCGTTTTTTGATGTCATGGTACACCTCACTGTGCACCTTGCTGAAGAGGCCAAAATTGGAGGTCCTGTACAATTTAGGTGGATGTACCCAATTGAGAG GTACTTGCATACACTGAAAAAGTATGTTCGGAATCGAAGTAGACCAGAGGGCAGCATCGCTGTTGGGTATATTATCGAGGAAACCCTTGGGTTTTGTGCAttgtactatggtgatgaaaTGGTTACCAAAAGAAATAGACCGGGCCGTAATGCTGATGCAAGTGGAAGCGGTACTAGGGAAGGTATGTCCATATTTGCTGGTCATGGTCGGCATCTTGGCAGTCAACAGCTCATTCATCTAGAGCATTTAGAGTGGGAACGGGCACATCGAGCTGTTCTATTCAGTTGTCCAGAAGTTGAAGACTACATCAG CCGACATGAGAGAGAGGTTATAGGTAATAAAAATCCACGTGAGACGAGAAAAGCCGCACAAGCACGAGCACATATGGAGTTTCCCGAATGGTTTAGAACAGAG ATTCAATCCAAGATTGCTGAGGGAGTTCAAATACCTGAAGACTTGCAAGCATTGGCTAGGGGTCCAAGCCATTGGGCAGGTCGCTGGAAATCATATATTGTCAATGGCTTTCGTTTTAAAGTGAAATCAATTGATGTGGATAGGAACACACagaatagtggtgtttttgtgAGGGCGATGGAACATACATATGCTTCTGCTGAAGATCGCAATCCAAGGGCTGCTCTTCTTGACTACTACGGAGTGGTGAAAGACATAATCCAGTTGGACTATTACTGTGGGCGTAAAGTAGTGTTGTTTGACTGTGACTGGATTGATGGTAGGGTTAGAGACCGATATATGAAAATTGATGAAGATGGTTTTGTGTTGGTCAACTTCAAACACTTGCTTCCAGGGCCGGACACATATACCCTCGCTTCAAATGCCaatcaattattttatgtTAAGGATCCTACTCAACCTGATTGGCATGTAGCAGTTAGAACAAAACCAAGAGATTTGTTTGATATGGGACACTTGACGAAAGATGACATTGCAGCGCCACAAAATCTTGAACGGTTACTCGTTTCTGATGAAGATGTTCAAGTAAGGACTGGTATGCCTGAGATTGTAGTTCAATGA